In one window of Verrucomicrobiota bacterium DNA:
- the atzF gene encoding allophanate hydrolase, with protein MKLAIPALLEGYRNRAFTPEDVVGEVYRRLAEQSDGAIWISVVPREQALERARALGNASPDLPLYGVPFAIKDNIDFVDLPTTAACPDFAYRPEGSARCVSDLLAAGAIPIGKTNLDQFAAGLVGARSPYGIPRSVFDSSLISGGSSSGSAVAVAADLCAFALGTDTAGSGRVPAAFNELTGLKPTRGRVSTAGVVPACRSLDCVSIFTRTAAEAEAVFAVIDRFDPNDPYSRQRRAPAVPASFPPRVGIPAQPEFFGNKPYRTAFEAAVERVRFLGWNISEIDFTPFREVAELLYGGPWVAERVAAIRRFFETRPESLHPVTRAILQNEQKYNAVDVFAAFDRLAALRRATLPVWDRIDAMLLPTAPGHYRVEDVLDDPVGLNTRLGYYTNFVNLLDLCALAVPAGRTSDGLPFGITWVAPAWQDEALGRIGKAWLGEPVPDSGAGGGVELAVVGAHLRGLPLHRELQELDARFVEKTRTAPLYRLYALPGTTPPKPGLVRAEAGTAVEVEVYRLSHDAFGRFVGRVPAPLAIGTVFLAAGRGVKGFLCESVAVSNATDISHYGGWRNYVEGS; from the coding sequence ATGAAACTGGCGATCCCGGCTTTACTGGAAGGCTACCGCAACAGGGCGTTCACCCCCGAAGATGTGGTCGGCGAGGTTTACCGGCGCCTTGCGGAGCAGAGCGACGGGGCGATCTGGATTTCCGTCGTACCGCGCGAACAGGCGCTGGAACGGGCCAGGGCGCTGGGGAACGCTTCGCCGGACTTGCCCCTGTACGGGGTCCCGTTTGCGATTAAGGACAACATCGATTTCGTCGACTTGCCGACGACCGCAGCCTGTCCGGATTTCGCTTACCGGCCTGAAGGTTCCGCCCGGTGCGTCAGTGACCTGCTCGCCGCCGGGGCGATCCCGATCGGGAAAACCAATCTTGACCAGTTTGCCGCCGGATTGGTGGGGGCACGCTCGCCGTATGGGATACCGCGTTCGGTGTTTGACTCCTCCCTGATCAGCGGAGGCTCGAGTTCCGGGTCAGCCGTTGCCGTCGCGGCAGATCTCTGCGCATTCGCACTCGGCACCGATACGGCAGGGTCCGGGCGCGTTCCCGCGGCTTTCAACGAATTAACGGGCCTGAAACCGACGCGGGGCCGGGTCTCGACCGCGGGCGTGGTGCCCGCGTGCCGTTCACTGGATTGCGTCTCGATTTTTACCAGGACCGCGGCCGAAGCGGAGGCGGTCTTTGCCGTCATCGATCGATTCGATCCCAACGACCCTTACTCGCGTCAACGTCGCGCGCCCGCGGTCCCGGCTTCCTTTCCCCCGCGCGTGGGCATTCCTGCGCAGCCCGAGTTTTTCGGGAACAAGCCGTACCGGACGGCCTTTGAAGCCGCGGTTGAACGGGTGCGCTTTCTGGGATGGAACATCAGCGAGATCGATTTTACCCCGTTCCGCGAAGTTGCGGAATTGCTCTACGGGGGCCCGTGGGTGGCCGAGCGCGTGGCGGCGATCCGGCGGTTTTTCGAGACCCGACCGGAATCACTTCATCCGGTTACCCGCGCCATTTTACAGAACGAGCAAAAATACAATGCCGTGGACGTATTTGCGGCTTTTGACCGCTTGGCCGCGTTACGGCGGGCGACTCTGCCGGTTTGGGATCGTATCGATGCGATGCTGTTGCCGACGGCGCCGGGCCACTACCGGGTTGAGGATGTGCTGGACGATCCGGTCGGCCTCAACACCCGCCTCGGTTACTATACGAACTTCGTCAACCTGCTCGACCTTTGTGCCCTGGCGGTCCCCGCGGGCCGGACATCGGACGGATTGCCTTTCGGGATCACCTGGGTAGCGCCGGCCTGGCAGGACGAGGCCCTCGGGCGAATCGGCAAGGCGTGGCTCGGCGAACCTGTTCCCGACAGCGGCGCCGGAGGAGGGGTCGAACTGGCGGTCGTCGGGGCGCACCTGCGTGGTCTACCCCTGCACCGCGAACTTCAGGAACTCGATGCCCGTTTTGTGGAGAAGACCCGGACGGCGCCGTTATACCGTCTCTATGCGCTGCCGGGCACCACGCCGCCCAAACCGGGTTTGGTACGTGCCGAGGCCGGAACTGCGGTCGAGGTCGAAGTCTACCGGCTTTCCCACGACGCCTTCGGCCGGTTTGTAGGCCGGGTCCCGGCGCCGCTTGCGATCGGCACCGTTTTTCTGGCCGCGGGCCGGGGGGTCAAAGGTTTTCTTTGCGAGTCGGTCGCGGTTTCCAATGCGACGGACATTTCCCACTACGGTGGGTGGCGCAACTATGTTGAGGGATCGTGA
- a CDS encoding dicarboxylate/amino acid:cation symporter — protein sequence MITNTTAPRKPWYRILYVQVLVAVALGIVIGYLFPGLGKNLKPLGDGFVKLVKMIIAPIIFCTVVHGIASMSDLKRLGRVGFRALLYFEVVSTFALILGLIIVNLLQPGAGFNIDVKTLDPKVSQTYAQQAHSLNPTDFLLNVIPNSFFEGLVHGDILQVLFIAILSGFAISFMGAKGQPILHVIEQASEIFFRIMGMIVKVAPLGAFGAMAFTVGSYGLAALDKLVMLMLCFYLTSIIFVIVVLGPITWLNGFSIFSYLNYIKEELLLVLGTSSSEAALPGMLAKMRRAGCAESTVGLVIPAGYSFNLDGTNIYMTMAAMFLAQATNTHLDLGQQISLLVVAMLSSKGATGVTGAGFITLAATLAIVPSVPIQSLALIVGIDRFMSECRALTNLVGNGVATLVISRWEKEISAEELRANLRHPTTLVSLAAEEQPVEEAAPTNVRSH from the coding sequence ATGATAACCAATACCACTGCTCCCCGAAAACCCTGGTACCGGATCCTTTACGTCCAGGTGTTGGTAGCTGTCGCCCTTGGCATCGTGATCGGGTATTTGTTTCCCGGATTAGGCAAGAATCTCAAGCCGCTCGGCGACGGGTTTGTCAAACTGGTGAAGATGATCATTGCGCCGATCATCTTCTGCACGGTCGTGCACGGAATTGCTTCGATGAGCGACCTGAAACGGCTGGGACGGGTAGGATTCCGGGCGCTGCTCTACTTTGAAGTTGTCTCGACGTTTGCACTCATCCTCGGGTTGATCATCGTGAACCTCCTGCAACCCGGGGCCGGATTTAACATCGACGTCAAGACGCTGGATCCGAAGGTGAGCCAGACCTACGCGCAGCAGGCCCATTCTTTAAACCCCACGGATTTTCTCCTGAACGTCATTCCTAACTCTTTTTTCGAGGGCCTGGTTCACGGCGACATCCTGCAGGTGCTTTTTATCGCGATTCTGTCGGGGTTCGCGATCTCGTTCATGGGCGCGAAGGGCCAGCCGATTCTTCATGTCATCGAGCAGGCTTCCGAAATCTTTTTCAGGATCATGGGAATGATCGTGAAGGTGGCGCCGCTCGGCGCGTTCGGTGCGATGGCGTTCACGGTTGGGAGCTACGGCCTGGCTGCGCTGGACAAGCTGGTGATGTTGATGCTCTGCTTCTACCTGACTTCGATTATCTTTGTGATAGTCGTATTGGGACCGATCACCTGGTTAAACGGGTTTTCGATTTTTTCGTACCTGAATTATATCAAGGAGGAACTGCTGCTGGTGCTCGGGACGAGTTCCTCGGAAGCCGCCCTGCCGGGTATGCTGGCCAAAATGCGCAGAGCCGGTTGCGCGGAGTCGACGGTTGGGCTGGTCATCCCCGCCGGGTACAGCTTCAATCTCGACGGCACGAACATATACATGACGATGGCGGCGATGTTCCTTGCCCAGGCGACGAACACGCACCTTGACCTGGGCCAGCAGATCAGTTTGCTGGTCGTTGCGATGCTCTCCTCGAAAGGGGCCACCGGGGTAACCGGCGCGGGTTTTATCACCCTGGCCGCTACCCTGGCGATCGTTCCGTCGGTTCCGATCCAGTCGCTTGCGCTGATCGTCGGGATTGACCGGTTCATGAGCGAATGCCGCGCGTTGACCAACCTGGTCGGGAACGGAGTCGCGACCCTGGTGATCAGCCGGTGGGAAAAGGAGATTTCGGCCGAGGAACTCAGGGCCAACCTGCGGCATCCGACGACGCTGGTGAGCTTGGCGGCGGAAGAGCAGCCGGTGGAAGAAGCAGCCCCGACAAACGTCCGGAGCCATTAG
- a CDS encoding DUF4071 domain-containing protein yields MAAERPLCLVMMPFGIKKDAATSAEINFDFIYHQAIRPAINAADMEPVRADEERVGWLIHRQTFERLLLCDYAIADLTTGNPNVYYELGVRHATRPRTTLAVFAEYQNPPFDVNLLRALSYRLGEGNRFGPREAAELTSNLIRRLRELRELAGNGPVDSPLFQLMTGYKGPDTAFLNTHVSREREVHSARLKGDLARARELGDAHAVERIESALGEFYAVDPGLVVDLFLTWRALSEWDRMISLYERLPPALKRSMTIRVQFGFALNRANRTNEALKVLEMVVQEQGPSSETLGLIGRIYKDRWLEASSQAQIRTALIYLDKAIASYISGFEVDPRDAYPGINAVTLLDIKGDEESLQKKRDLLPVVKFAVERRLKHTRLIYWDYATLLELAVLQENEDDAFQYLSDALAGVREPWEAETTANNLRLIFESREERNASQPWLGIIIRQLEERSKTAAMA; encoded by the coding sequence ATGGCGGCTGAACGTCCCCTTTGCCTCGTGATGATGCCTTTCGGTATCAAAAAGGACGCAGCGACTTCGGCCGAAATCAATTTCGACTTTATCTACCATCAGGCAATCCGACCGGCAATCAACGCTGCGGACATGGAGCCGGTCCGGGCCGATGAAGAACGCGTAGGATGGCTTATTCACAGGCAGACGTTTGAGCGGTTGCTGCTCTGTGACTATGCAATTGCTGATCTGACGACCGGTAATCCGAACGTCTACTACGAATTAGGTGTACGGCATGCAACCCGTCCGAGGACAACATTGGCAGTCTTCGCCGAGTATCAGAATCCGCCTTTTGATGTCAACCTACTGCGAGCCCTGTCTTACCGGCTCGGTGAAGGCAACCGTTTCGGTCCGCGCGAGGCGGCCGAACTAACGAGCAATCTTATCCGACGTCTTAGGGAATTGCGAGAACTCGCCGGCAACGGCCCGGTCGACAGCCCATTGTTTCAGTTGATGACGGGCTATAAGGGACCGGATACGGCTTTTCTTAACACACACGTCTCTCGCGAGCGGGAAGTCCATTCGGCGAGGCTGAAAGGTGACCTCGCCAGAGCGCGTGAACTCGGCGATGCGCATGCTGTTGAGCGGATCGAGTCGGCACTTGGTGAGTTTTATGCCGTCGATCCTGGTCTGGTAGTTGATCTGTTTTTGACCTGGCGAGCACTCTCAGAGTGGGACCGTATGATTTCGCTTTATGAGCGGTTGCCTCCGGCCCTGAAACGCTCCATGACGATCCGTGTACAATTCGGGTTTGCGCTCAACCGGGCAAACCGGACGAATGAAGCGCTTAAAGTTCTCGAGATGGTTGTGCAGGAGCAGGGCCCCAGCTCCGAGACACTTGGGCTGATCGGACGTATTTACAAAGACCGGTGGCTTGAAGCGAGCAGTCAGGCGCAGATCAGGACGGCGTTGATATACCTGGACAAGGCAATCGCATCTTACATCTCGGGATTTGAAGTTGATCCAAGGGACGCATATCCCGGTATAAATGCGGTAACTCTCCTGGATATCAAGGGTGATGAGGAATCGCTCCAAAAGAAACGGGACCTGCTTCCGGTTGTCAAATTCGCGGTGGAACGGCGGCTCAAGCATACCAGGCTCATCTACTGGGATTATGCTACCTTGCTGGAGCTCGCGGTCTTACAAGAGAATGAGGACGATGCGTTCCAATATCTGTCAGACGCGTTGGCCGGTGTGCGCGAGCCTTGGGAGGCTGAAACCACGGCCAATAACCTGCGCCTCATCTTCGAATCGAGAGAAGAACGGAATGCTTCCCAGCCATGGCTTGGTATTATCATCCGCCAGCTTGAGGAAAGGAGTAAGACCGCTGCGATGGCGTGA
- a CDS encoding exo-alpha-sialidase has protein sequence MSSVRVLVGTRKGAFILTADGTRDRWEISGPHFAGWEIYHVKGSPAEPARLYASQTSGWFGQVIQRSEDGGKTWEAAGSDFRYDGTPGTHKWYDGTQHPWEFKRVWHLEPSRTDPDTVYAGAEDAALFKTTDGGRSWEELPALRTAKGHLWQPGAGGMCLHTIILDRERAGRIFVAISAAGAFRSDDDAKTWKPVNCGLKSPWELPDPDAEVGHCVHRIAMHPSRPDVLFMQKHWDVLRTDNAGESWHEVSGNLPSDFGFPIDVHTHEPETIYVVPIKSDSEHFPPEGKLRVYRSRTGGNDWEALTRGLPQRDCYVNVLRDAMAVDSLEPCGVYFGTTGGQVYVSPDSGDTWAPIVHDLPAVLSVEVQTLS, from the coding sequence ATGAGCAGCGTACGAGTACTGGTTGGAACAAGAAAAGGAGCATTTATCCTGACCGCCGACGGCACGCGCGACCGGTGGGAAATCAGCGGACCGCACTTCGCGGGGTGGGAGATATATCACGTGAAAGGCTCGCCCGCCGAGCCGGCGCGGCTCTACGCGTCGCAGACCAGCGGCTGGTTCGGCCAGGTTATCCAGCGCTCGGAGGACGGCGGCAAAACCTGGGAGGCTGCCGGCAGTGATTTCAGGTATGACGGGACTCCCGGCACTCACAAGTGGTACGACGGCACGCAACATCCGTGGGAGTTCAAGCGGGTCTGGCACCTCGAGCCTTCGCGGACGGATCCGGATACCGTGTACGCCGGCGCGGAGGACGCGGCGCTGTTCAAGACGACCGACGGCGGCCGCAGCTGGGAGGAGCTCCCGGCCTTACGCACCGCCAAAGGTCACCTCTGGCAGCCGGGGGCAGGGGGCATGTGCCTGCACACGATCATTCTGGATCGCGAACGCGCCGGGCGGATCTTTGTTGCCATTTCCGCAGCAGGCGCCTTCCGCAGCGATGATGACGCAAAGACCTGGAAGCCGGTGAATTGCGGGCTCAAGTCCCCCTGGGAATTGCCGGATCCGGATGCCGAAGTCGGGCACTGCGTCCACCGCATCGCGATGCATCCCTCTCGCCCTGACGTTTTGTTCATGCAAAAGCACTGGGACGTGTTGCGTACGGACAACGCCGGCGAAAGTTGGCACGAGGTCAGCGGCAATCTGCCGTCGGACTTCGGGTTTCCCATCGACGTCCACACGCACGAGCCCGAGACGATCTATGTCGTTCCGATCAAGAGCGATTCAGAGCATTTTCCGCCCGAGGGGAAACTGCGAGTGTACCGCAGCCGGACGGGCGGAAACGATTGGGAAGCGCTGACGAGAGGTCTGCCGCAGAGGGACTGTTACGTAAACGTCCTGCGCGACGCGATGGCCGTTGACTCCCTGGAGCCGTGCGGCGTGTATTTCGGAACGACGGGCGGGCAGGTTTATGTATCGCCTGACAGCGGCGACACATGGGCCCCCATCGTGCACGATCTGCCGGCGGTTCTGTCTGTCGAGGTGCAGACCTTATCATGA
- a CDS encoding MoaD/ThiS family protein encodes MIRVVLPYHLRTLVRLEGEVQLEVEGVTTLHSVLDALETRYPVLRGTIRDRVTLRRRPFVRFYACKQDLSHEPPDRKLPEQVVSSAEPLLIIGAMAGG; translated from the coding sequence ATGATCAGGGTGGTGCTTCCGTATCACCTGCGCACGTTGGTGCGGTTGGAAGGCGAGGTGCAGCTTGAGGTTGAAGGGGTGACAACGTTGCACTCGGTGCTCGACGCCCTCGAAACGCGGTACCCGGTGCTGCGCGGGACGATCCGTGACCGGGTCACGTTGCGTCGCAGGCCGTTTGTTCGATTCTATGCCTGTAAACAGGACTTATCCCACGAACCGCCGGATAGAAAGCTGCCGGAGCAAGTGGTGAGCAGTGCCGAGCCGCTGCTCATCATCGGAGCGATGGCGGGAGGTTGA
- a CDS encoding DUF2062 domain-containing protein produces MKTNPITGLREQARRLLSLKDTPHAIAMGMGVGMFFGLSPLWGLKTLLALALARLLGSNLIAAAVGVTLHDVILPVVPLLLRWEYEVGYWLLSNPHQLPPRLHLVHARPSVWLHWSTFLTVGRPLLVGSFILAIPISIMTYYITLFVVERRRRKRTSPQAAKDSAANNA; encoded by the coding sequence ATGAAAACAAATCCGATTACAGGCCTCCGCGAACAGGCCAGACGGCTGCTGAGCTTGAAGGATACGCCCCACGCGATCGCGATGGGCATGGGGGTGGGTATGTTTTTCGGACTCAGCCCGTTGTGGGGCTTGAAGACCCTCCTGGCGCTCGCTTTGGCGCGCCTACTGGGAAGCAACCTGATCGCTGCGGCGGTCGGGGTGACGCTCCACGACGTTATCCTGCCGGTTGTCCCGCTGTTGCTGCGCTGGGAATACGAAGTCGGCTACTGGCTCCTCAGCAATCCTCACCAACTGCCGCCGCGCCTGCACCTGGTGCACGCCAGGCCGTCGGTCTGGCTGCACTGGTCCACGTTCCTGACCGTGGGCCGCCCGTTACTGGTCGGATCATTCATCCTGGCGATCCCGATCTCAATCATGACGTATTATATCACCTTGTTCGTGGTCGAACGGCGCAGACGCAAACGAACCTCTCCCCAGGCCGCCAAGGATAGCGCTGCAAATAACGCCTGA
- a CDS encoding DUF2236 domain-containing protein, whose translation MIRLSPSVLQQILVLNPVKDNQRIMFLSCRCDFPFDTTRALELALFRTFVVPSIGGLLDRTGEFGRRTQKRYDDTDLILSEIIEHGYESERGTRAIARMNELHGHFRISNADFLYVLSTFVFEPIRWNAQFGWRRLCRQERLAMFYFWREVGRRMHIRDLPADYAQFDALNRAYEAEHFRSNAASRRVADATLRMFTTWAPQPLQWAVPPMIRAIMDRPLLDALGFNPAPGWVRGLVESGLRVRGRLAHTVGRGRPSLRTEMRHRTYPKSYVIEDLGPSAPETQGRPAGPAGP comes from the coding sequence ATGATCAGGTTATCCCCTTCGGTGTTGCAACAGATTCTGGTTCTTAATCCGGTCAAGGATAATCAGCGGATCATGTTTCTCAGTTGCCGGTGTGACTTCCCGTTTGACACCACCCGGGCTCTCGAACTTGCCCTGTTTCGCACCTTTGTGGTGCCGAGCATCGGAGGGTTACTCGACCGGACCGGTGAGTTCGGAAGGCGCACCCAGAAGCGGTATGATGACACGGATCTGATCCTCAGCGAGATCATCGAGCACGGCTATGAAAGCGAGCGTGGCACGCGCGCGATTGCCCGGATGAATGAGCTTCATGGGCATTTCAGGATATCGAACGCTGATTTTCTCTACGTTCTCTCGACGTTTGTTTTTGAACCGATCCGATGGAACGCGCAATTCGGCTGGCGCCGGTTGTGCCGGCAGGAACGCCTGGCGATGTTTTATTTCTGGCGCGAGGTCGGCCGGCGCATGCACATCCGGGATTTGCCTGCCGACTACGCTCAGTTCGACGCGCTCAATCGGGCGTACGAGGCCGAGCATTTCCGCTCAAATGCGGCGAGCCGCCGCGTGGCCGATGCGACGCTGCGGATGTTCACCACTTGGGCGCCGCAACCCCTGCAATGGGCGGTGCCGCCGATGATACGAGCGATCATGGACCGGCCTTTACTGGACGCACTTGGGTTCAACCCCGCACCCGGGTGGGTGCGAGGTTTGGTCGAATCCGGTCTGCGGGTCCGGGGCCGGCTTGCGCATACGGTCGGCAGGGGCCGCCCGAGTTTGCGGACGGAAATGCGTCACCGGACCTATCCCAAAAGTTACGTCATCGAAGACCTTGGGCCTTCCGCTCCCGAGACGCAAGGCCGGCCAGCGGGACCGGCCGGCCCCTGA
- a CDS encoding LacI family DNA-binding transcriptional regulator, producing the protein MTRPIPPATPAKLTLKALAARLGVSAMTVSNAFNRPDQLSPGLRSRILRTANELGYDAPAPSGRMLRTGKAHALGLCCPDPISHLFADPNAAEFMKGIAEVCQERQVALTILPGFADAGHSSALDSVALDGIILYAAPDAGPFLERVLRKPLPIVTVDGKRRSGLPSVSIEDRPGAREIADLVLAHGHRRCAVFGMEIDAGMQSRPVTFAQLEKAACTVTRERARGFREAFDQHSVAVERVRCFEVFRNDAEQAYLLAQDLFENEKKQPTAILCMSDRIALGVMGAARACGFKIPGDISITGFDDIPGAAMADPPLTTVRQPARGKGRTAALLLLQNRNEAIRLPVELVVRKSVGPVPLIPPNHWPD; encoded by the coding sequence GTGACGCGTCCCATCCCCCCTGCGACCCCGGCCAAGTTGACCCTCAAGGCGCTCGCCGCGCGCCTCGGCGTCTCCGCCATGACCGTCTCAAATGCCTTTAACCGGCCCGACCAACTGTCGCCGGGGTTGCGCTCCCGGATCCTGCGCACCGCCAACGAACTCGGCTATGATGCGCCGGCCCCTTCCGGCCGCATGCTCCGGACCGGTAAAGCCCACGCCCTCGGGCTCTGCTGCCCGGACCCGATCAGCCATCTTTTCGCCGATCCGAATGCCGCCGAGTTCATGAAAGGCATCGCCGAGGTTTGTCAGGAACGCCAGGTTGCCCTCACCATCCTCCCGGGATTCGCCGATGCCGGTCACTCCTCCGCCCTGGACAGCGTCGCCCTCGACGGCATCATCCTTTACGCAGCCCCTGACGCCGGCCCCTTCCTCGAGCGCGTTCTTCGCAAGCCGCTGCCCATCGTGACGGTGGACGGTAAACGGCGTTCCGGCTTGCCCAGCGTCAGCATCGAAGACCGTCCGGGTGCCCGTGAAATCGCGGACCTGGTTCTGGCTCACGGCCATCGACGCTGCGCCGTGTTCGGGATGGAGATTGATGCAGGGATGCAGTCCCGCCCGGTTACCTTTGCACAACTTGAAAAAGCCGCCTGCACCGTCACGCGGGAACGGGCACGAGGCTTCCGCGAAGCTTTCGACCAGCACAGCGTCGCCGTTGAGCGCGTTCGCTGCTTTGAGGTCTTTCGTAACGACGCAGAGCAGGCGTATCTGCTGGCCCAGGATCTGTTTGAAAACGAAAAAAAGCAGCCTACCGCAATCCTGTGCATGAGCGACCGCATCGCGCTCGGAGTCATGGGGGCGGCCAGAGCGTGCGGCTTCAAGATTCCCGGCGACATTTCAATTACGGGTTTCGACGATATCCCGGGCGCGGCGATGGCCGATCCGCCGCTGACCACCGTACGGCAGCCGGCGCGTGGTAAGGGCCGGACTGCAGCCCTGCTCCTGCTGCAAAATCGCAACGAGGCCATCCGGCTGCCGGTAGAACTCGTGGTCAGAAAGTCAGTCGGCCCAGTCCCGCTTATACCGCCGAACCATTGGCCCGATTAG
- a CDS encoding MFS transporter translates to MHAPFVPPAPSAAVARARRAIAAVFFINGAVMGSWAPLIPLVQLKLHLGPAQLGLCLLGMAVGGIAAMPLAGGLVNRFGSAPVVRCSTLGLCGAILLPMAMPDARLLFLALLVVGGVNGVMDVAMNAHGIAVEQALGRPVMSSYHAMYSLGGFTGALGGAALLRATGHPLAEAATVGLSFGAFGLVVLRFLLASTVDQGAPGHAAFVFPKGLAVILGLLCFLVMMAEGSMLDWTAVYLHRVLGADASLAALGFSAFSVAMATGRFAGDWLRQRFGAAALVSSSAVLAAGGLLLAVAVSAIPVAVLGFGFCGLGLSNAVPVLFSAGGNLPGQSAGSGVAAVATLGYAGFLVGPPLIGFSAQLVSLRFGLGLVALGCTVVAVFARRVVGRGG, encoded by the coding sequence ATGCATGCCCCGTTTGTCCCTCCGGCTCCTTCAGCCGCGGTTGCCCGGGCCCGCCGGGCAATCGCCGCCGTCTTTTTCATCAACGGCGCCGTTATGGGTTCATGGGCGCCGCTGATCCCTTTGGTGCAGCTGAAACTGCACCTCGGCCCGGCCCAGCTCGGCCTCTGCCTTCTGGGCATGGCAGTCGGCGGGATTGCGGCCATGCCCTTGGCGGGCGGCCTGGTCAACCGGTTCGGAAGTGCTCCGGTAGTGCGGTGCTCCACGTTGGGTCTCTGCGGGGCGATTTTGCTGCCGATGGCCATGCCGGATGCCCGCCTGTTATTCCTTGCGCTGTTAGTCGTTGGAGGGGTGAACGGGGTGATGGATGTCGCGATGAATGCACACGGGATCGCCGTCGAGCAGGCTTTGGGACGACCGGTGATGTCGTCCTATCACGCCATGTACAGCCTGGGCGGGTTTACGGGTGCGCTCGGCGGCGCAGCCCTGTTGCGCGCAACGGGGCATCCGCTGGCGGAAGCGGCCACAGTGGGACTGAGCTTCGGCGCGTTCGGTCTGGTGGTTTTGAGGTTCCTCCTGGCCAGTACGGTCGATCAAGGCGCACCCGGTCACGCCGCGTTCGTTTTCCCGAAGGGGCTGGCGGTGATCCTGGGCCTGTTATGCTTTTTGGTGATGATGGCCGAAGGGTCCATGCTCGACTGGACTGCGGTCTACCTGCACCGGGTCCTCGGTGCCGACGCGAGCCTGGCCGCGCTCGGTTTTTCCGCCTTTTCGGTGGCGATGGCCACCGGCCGGTTTGCAGGCGACTGGCTCCGGCAAAGGTTCGGCGCCGCCGCATTGGTAAGTTCGAGCGCGGTTCTGGCTGCGGGCGGCTTGCTCCTGGCCGTGGCCGTTTCCGCGATTCCCGTGGCCGTTTTAGGGTTTGGTTTCTGCGGTTTAGGGCTTTCCAACGCCGTTCCGGTGCTTTTTTCGGCCGGCGGTAATTTGCCCGGGCAAAGTGCCGGTTCAGGTGTGGCGGCCGTGGCAACCCTCGGGTACGCGGGCTTCCTGGTCGGCCCGCCCCTGATCGGTTTTTCGGCCCAACTGGTTTCGCTCAGGTTCGGCCTCGGGCTGGTGGCGCTCGGGTGCACGGTGGTCGCCGTCTTCGCACGCCGCGTCGTGGGAAGAGGCGGGTAA
- a CDS encoding slipin family protein has product MLERAADALVWFIPLIILLLFLLPQTLRVLREYERGVIFRLGKLIGAKGPGLIVLIPIVDRMVRMDLRIVTIDVPRQEIMTRDNVPVTVDAVVYFHVTNPESAVVRVENYLRATSLLSQTALRSVLGQAELDEVLSQRDKINLTLQSIIDRQTDPWGVKVTAVEVRDVALPDGMKRAMARQAETERERRAKIINAEGEYQAAEKLVQAAGMIAAEPIALQLRFLQTIREISSEHNTTTFVPVPIDLFAPFIKK; this is encoded by the coding sequence ATGTTGGAGAGAGCCGCAGATGCCTTGGTTTGGTTTATCCCGCTCATCATTTTGTTGCTGTTCCTGCTGCCGCAAACCCTCCGCGTCCTGCGTGAGTATGAACGCGGGGTCATCTTTCGCCTCGGAAAGCTGATCGGGGCGAAAGGCCCCGGACTGATCGTGCTTATCCCGATTGTCGATCGCATGGTCCGTATGGACCTGCGGATCGTCACCATCGACGTGCCGCGCCAGGAAATCATGACCCGCGACAACGTCCCGGTGACGGTCGATGCCGTCGTTTACTTCCACGTCACCAACCCGGAATCTGCAGTGGTGCGGGTTGAAAATTACCTTCGAGCCACCTCGTTGCTCTCGCAAACGGCGTTGCGCAGCGTGCTCGGACAGGCCGAACTCGACGAAGTCTTGTCACAGCGCGACAAGATCAACCTGACCCTGCAATCCATCATCGACCGGCAGACCGACCCGTGGGGCGTCAAGGTGACGGCGGTCGAGGTCAGAGATGTGGCCCTGCCCGACGGCATGAAACGGGCCATGGCCCGCCAGGCCGAGACCGAGCGCGAGCGGCGCGCGAAAATAATTAATGCGGAAGGCGAATATCAGGCGGCGGAAAAGCTGGTCCAGGCCGCTGGGATGATCGCTGCCGAACCGATCGCGCTGCAACTGCGCTTCCTGCAAACGATCAGGGAAATCTCGAGTGAACATAACACGACCACGTTCGTGCCCGTGCCGATCGACTTGTTCGCGCCGTTCATAAAGAAATAA